The Ictalurus furcatus strain D&B chromosome 5, Billie_1.0, whole genome shotgun sequence genome includes a region encoding these proteins:
- the smim15 gene encoding small integral membrane protein 15 has product MIDVKAWAEYVVEWAAKDPYGFLTTVILALTPLFIASALLSWKLAKMIEVRDREQKKKQKRQENIAKAKRAKKD; this is encoded by the coding sequence ATGATTGACGTTAAAGCCTGGGCAGAGTACGTGGTGGAGTGGGCCGCCAAAGACCCCTACGGCTTCCTCACGACCGTCATCCTGGCCTTGACCCCACTTTTCATCGCCAGCGCTCTGCTTTCCTGGAAACTTGCGAAGATGATCGAGGTCAGGGATCGCGAGcagaaaaagaagcagaagcGACAGGAGAACATCGCAAAAGCCAAAAGAGCCAAAAAGGACTGA
- the ndufaf2 gene encoding NADH dehydrogenase [ubiquinone] 1 alpha subcomplex assembly factor 2 isoform X2 — protein sequence MSRFASLLRRTFGVMKEHVGTDHLGNKYYYIPEQKTWTAWIRGRRKDPPTVEELLKNEHYREQIKVKAQEAGEKDRELQAKELAEGLITQPMQTQVKGHAAATQFGQSEISEEPVSTANTFQPGSWAPPKK from the exons ATGAGTCGTTTTGCTTCTCTTCTAAGGAGGACTTTTGGTGTAATGAAAGAACATGTCGGAACAGATCATTTAGGAAATAAATACTATTACATACCCGAACAGAAGACATGGACAG CTTGGATTAGAGGACGACGCAAGGATCCTCCTACTGTAGAG GAGTTGCTAAAGAATGAACATTACAGAGAACAAATCAAAGTCAAAGCACAGGAGGctggagagaaggacagagaacTGCAAGCCAAAGAGCTCGCAGAGGGACTAATAACACAGCCGATGCAGActcaggtcaaaggtcacgcTGCTGCCACACAGTTCGGGCAGTCAGAAATCAGCGAGGAGCCTGTGAGCACTGCGAACACGTTCCAGCCTGGATCCTGGGCTCCTCCGAAAAAATAA
- the ndufaf2 gene encoding NADH dehydrogenase [ubiquinone] 1 alpha subcomplex assembly factor 2 isoform X1, whose amino-acid sequence MSRFASLLRRTFGVMKEHVGTDHLGNKYYYIPEQKTWTGRAVRARRFVEASNPSEFEYLEGSIPSEWDAWIRGRRKDPPTVEELLKNEHYREQIKVKAQEAGEKDRELQAKELAEGLITQPMQTQVKGHAAATQFGQSEISEEPVSTANTFQPGSWAPPKK is encoded by the exons ATGAGTCGTTTTGCTTCTCTTCTAAGGAGGACTTTTGGTGTAATGAAAGAACATGTCGGAACAGATCATTTAGGAAATAAATACTATTACATACCCGAACAGAAGACATGGACAG GCCGGGCTGTTCGGGCTCGGCGGTTTGTGGAGGCATCCAATCCCTCAGAGTTTGAGTACCTCGAAGGAAGCATTCCCTCTGAATGGGATG CTTGGATTAGAGGACGACGCAAGGATCCTCCTACTGTAGAG GAGTTGCTAAAGAATGAACATTACAGAGAACAAATCAAAGTCAAAGCACAGGAGGctggagagaaggacagagaacTGCAAGCCAAAGAGCTCGCAGAGGGACTAATAACACAGCCGATGCAGActcaggtcaaaggtcacgcTGCTGCCACACAGTTCGGGCAGTCAGAAATCAGCGAGGAGCCTGTGAGCACTGCGAACACGTTCCAGCCTGGATCCTGGGCTCCTCCGAAAAAATAA
- the ercc8 gene encoding DNA excision repair protein ERCC-8, producing the protein MLSFLTARQTGLDDPVRLRRAESTRRVLSLELNHDRDVERIHGNGVNCIDIEVIEGRYMLSGGSDGVIVIYDLENCSKKSHYTCKSVCTVGRSNRHVHNFSVETVQWYPYDTGMFVSSSFDKSMKVWDTETLKPADVFEFDGNVYCHHMSPIARKHNLIAVGTKDPKVQLCDLKSGSRIHILQGHRGEILSVQWSPRYEHILATASADGRVRMWDVRRAAGSLFTLDQYNGDKSKASSEAVNTAHNGRVNGLRFTDDGLYLLTTGTDDRMRLWNSATGHNTLVNYGKVVNESRKGVKFTVSRGCSPEFAFVPCGSSITVYSLYTGKLVTTLRGHYNNVDCCEFHPDYQELYSGGKDCNILAWVPVLRQPDVEDEGKRGGDQAAVNPAFEDAWSSDED; encoded by the exons ATGTTGAGCTTTCTTACAGCCAGACAAACAGGTTTGGACGATCCTGTACGCTTGAGACGAGCAGAATCAACAAGAAg GGTGCTGAGTTTGGAGTTGAATCATGATAGAGATGTGGAACGAATTCATGGGAATGGAGTGAACTGTATCGATATTGAAGTGATTGAAGGGAGATA TATGTTATCAGGGGGTTCCGATGGCGTAATTGTGATCTACGACCTGGAAAACTGCAGCAAGAAGTCACATTACACTTGTAAATCAGTTTGTACTGTAGGCAG GTCAAATCGTCATGTGCACAATTTCAGTGTGGAGACAGTTCAGTGGTATCCTTATGACACTGGGATGTTTGTATCCAGCTCATTTGACAAAAGCATGAAAGTTTGGGACACAGAAACACTCAag ccAGCTGATGTGTTTGAGTTTGATGGGAATGTCTACTGCCACCACATGTCTCCTATTGCCAGGAAACATAATCTCATAGCAG TTGGAACCAAAGACCCAAAAGTTCAGCTGTGTGATCTGAAGTCTGGTTCTCGCATCCACATCCTGCAGG GTCACAGAGGAGAGATTCTCTCTGTCCAGTGGTCCCCGCGCTATGAGCACATCCTGGCCACTGCTAG CGCTGATGGCAGAGTGCGTATGTGGGACGTCCGGCGAGCTGCTGGAAGCCTCTTTACTTTAGATCAGTACAATGGGGACAAGTCTAAAGCATCTTCTGAAGCAG TGAACACGGCCCATAATGGACGTGTGAACGGCTTGCGCTTCACTGATGATGGCCTTTATCTCCTGACCACTGGCACAGATGACCGTATGCGCCTGTGGAACAGTGCCACAGGCCACAACACACTG GTCAACTACGGAAAGGTGGTTAATGAAAGCCGGAAAGGAGTGAAGTTCACTGTGTCGAGAGGCTGCAGCCCAGAGTTTGCGTTTGTGCCATGTGGCAGCTCCATTACAGTGTACAGCCTTTACACAGGAAAGCTAGTGACGACATTAAGGGGGCATTACAATAATGTGGACTGCTGTGAGTTCCACCCAGACTATCAG GAGCTCTACAGTGGTGGGAAGGACTGTAACATCTTGGCATGGGTTCCTGTGCTGCGTCAACCTGATGTCGAAGACGAGGGGAAAAGG GGTGGAGACCAAGCTGCAGTAAATCCTGCATTTGAAGATGCCTGGAGCAGTGATGAAGACTGA